The Alphaproteobacteria bacterium genome has a segment encoding these proteins:
- a CDS encoding catechol 1,2-dioxygenase — translation MTEPIIKVADLEWGRIRSPDLDVQEEFLTNFGMITVERTNDKLFMRGTGASHHIHVTEKGDPGFISLAFRAVSEDDLHKLAAEAKGASDVENIDEPGGGKRVRLTEPNGYTIEVVHGIEAVDEMPVERQSYNLGNIDKYKRANELWRKAPGPATVMRIGHGVIGTPKMHECTAWVRHHIGLIASDEVYVEDDKDKIIASFNRIDGGKQFVDHHVFLYIGNENAGLNHLSFEVPDFDDVMMGHEHLRDAGNYDHVWGIGRHVLGSQIYDYWKDPWGRVHEHWADSDTLNADYETRYIPADEGLRSQWGEPAPMEFIHHVSP, via the coding sequence ATGACTGAACCCATTATCAAGGTCGCCGATCTCGAATGGGGCCGCATCAGGTCACCCGATCTGGACGTCCAGGAAGAGTTCCTGACCAATTTCGGTATGATCACGGTCGAGCGCACCAACGACAAACTGTTCATGCGCGGCACCGGTGCCAGCCACCATATTCACGTGACGGAAAAGGGCGACCCCGGTTTCATCAGCCTCGCCTTCCGTGCTGTTAGCGAAGACGATCTGCACAAACTCGCTGCGGAAGCCAAAGGCGCGTCAGATGTCGAGAATATCGACGAGCCCGGCGGCGGCAAAAGGGTCCGCCTCACAGAACCCAACGGCTACACCATCGAAGTCGTCCACGGTATTGAAGCCGTCGACGAGATGCCCGTCGAGCGTCAATCCTACAACCTCGGCAATATCGACAAGTACAAGCGCGCCAACGAACTTTGGCGCAAGGCCCCCGGCCCGGCCACGGTCATGCGGATCGGCCATGGCGTGATCGGCACACCGAAGATGCACGAATGCACGGCCTGGGTGCGCCACCATATCGGCCTCATCGCTTCGGACGAGGTCTATGTCGAGGATGACAAAGACAAGATAATTGCCAGCTTCAACCGTATCGACGGCGGCAAGCAATTCGTCGACCATCATGTGTTTCTCTACATCGGCAACGAGAATGCCGGGCTGAACCACCTCTCGTTCGAGGTGCCCGATTTCGACGACGTGATGATGGGTCACGAACATCTGCGTGATGCCGGTAATTACGACCATGTCTGGGGCATTGGCCGTCACGTTCTCGGCAGCCAGATTTACGACTATTGGAAGGACCCGTGGGGTCGGGTGCACGAACATTGGGCGGATTCGGACACGCTCAATGCGGACTACGAAACCCGCTACATCCCCGCCGATGAAGGGCTCAGGTCCCAGTGGGGCGAGCCTGCTCCCATGGAATTCATCCATCACGTCAGCCCTTAG